The stretch of DNA GCTTAGACATTCGAGCAATTAACTTCATTGTTTTATTTAAGAAACGAGGACGAAACTTTTGATCAATGAAATTAGCTGCCCCAACATCATAAAGACAATCTAGCACAAGTTTAACAGTTGCTTCCTCGCTATCAATTAAGTTTTGTAGCAACAAACGAACATCTTGCATTCGCTCGGCTGTCAAATGCTTGTGCGCCAACTTTTCGGGTGATTCTACTGATTGTCTAAGAGATCGTTGTGTAACTAGTGTCATTTTTAGAGAATAGCAATCACATCCTTTTCATAGCAGTATCTTGAGAAAGAGATACAAAAGTGCTTTTAGAGAGATACTGAGTCACTCTCAAGTAATAGATAGATTCTGTGCTATGGCAGAAGACTTTTATGTTTTTATTTAATAAATTAATTAATGATTTCAAACAAGCTGTTAATCAAAGATATTTTTTAAATTAATAGGTAGCAAATTAGTATGCCTTCAGAGTCATCACCTAACGAAATGACACAAACAAATAAAACAATAGATATAGATGGTCAACGTCCAGTTGACCCTAGTAATATTGAAATTAAGGAAACGATTGATGTAGATGGACAGAGGCCAATTGTAAAAGCTGAAAATTATGCTGATAAAACAATAGATATAAATGGTCAACGCCCAATTGGTAAGAGCAATCTCCAAGAGCATGAGATGCTACCCGTAGACGGACAACGACCAATTGATCCTAATGATTTAGAGGTGGAAAAAATTCTTGAGATAGACGGTCAACGTCCAATTACTAAGAATAGCTTTCAAATTCAAGACACGATAGAAATAGATGGGAGTCGTCCAATTTCAGATCATAATGTTGAAAGACAAATGCCAACAGATTATATCGACTAAAATCACGGTAAGAATACATCCATCAGAATAGTTAAAGAATCAGAAAAATATTTGAGAATGAAGAAGAATTAAATTTCTAGCGCAGATTAAATCTGTTACCTATTCTGAATTCTGACTCACCTCGACTCCACTGGGCAACTACCTGGGTACTGAATTCTTACAAATCACGAGCTTTTTTGACATATCTTTAATGGTGGCATTGTTTGCTGTAGTGCTTGAGCTTGCCTAACTTGTTCCTAATAAGTATTTTTCGATAGTCCAACTCTTGCCAAAATTAATAAAAAATTTGATTAAACTTTGCAGCTAATAAATGGTTAAGACTTTGAAAGTAATTATGAAACAGCGTGTAGTTTAATCAGTCGATTCAAACATCAAGCTGAAGGCATTTTCCGACAATGACTCTCAACCGTATTTTGTGGAATTCCCTGATAGCACCGACAGTAATAACTATTGCTATTTCCGGTTGTACTCAAAAGACTCCTAATACTCAGGATTTAATTGCTCAGTCTTCAAAAAATACTCAGTTATTCCGTACTTTCACAACGCAGTCTGATTCAGGTTATTCGGTGGCTTATTCTCCAGAAATATCTGGGGTAAACAACCCTAATGGAGTAATTCTTGCGAGCGAGTGCTGGTGCAAAAAGTATCACTAATGGTAAAGAAATTAGCACTTTTACAGCACACAAACAACAAGTTTGGTCGGTTGCTTTCAATCCTGACGGTAAAACACTTGCGAGTGCTGGGCAGGATGGTATTATTAAAATTTGGCGTGTATCTTTACAATAAATCTACGGGCGAAACTTAATCATTTTCACAACCAACACCAATCCGCCAAATTAAGCGCAACAGGGCAAATAGCGCCCGAACGGATTTGAAGATTGGGGAAAGTTTCAAATTCTATTTATTGTAAAGGTTTCGATGCTTGCTTGGCGTATTCTTCTATCAAAGAAGCATAATCTTCATAAGTAGGTAGAGTCTCAAAGCTATGAAACGCAGAAGTTATGGCCCATGTTAGCTTTTCTCTTGTCCAAGTTTCGATGAACGGCTTGAACCATGACACATCATCCAGCATCGTCACTCGCAGATTAACGAACTCATCCATTCCTTCCGGCCGAGTAAACATCCAACTCATGCAGTGTGGGCAGAAGTAGTGGCGAGTCGTGCCATGTAAGCCGCCAATAGTTGGTTGACCCTTCAGTACTGAAAAGCCAATGCTTGGGATCGCAACGCTCAAAGAAAAAGCACTGGCGCTCATTCGCTGGCAACCTGTACAGTGGCAAGCCATTGTCAGCAGAGGTGGGGCATTCACCTGAAGCCGTATCTGTCCGCAACGGCATCCACCTTCCCAAGGTAAATTCCAGTTGTTCATGACGTGCTACTCCGTTGTTTCTTTAGCTATAGCTTTAAAACACGCCCTAGCGCAACAGGCACTGCAACCGACACGGTAATTGTATTCAGTCTCTAACAAAAACTTGAAATGCCTGGGAAGAGGTGTTCAAAAGCACAAACCTTAAAGATAACTAAAAAATTGGTGTTGCTAGATACACCTGATATAGATGATGATACCATGCTGAAGGAGCAATAGAAGCCGCAGTCTTTCTTCAACAGAGCAGCTAAATTTCTTTGCCCTAATTTAGAGCGATTGTCCAAGGTTTTTTAGCTCATGGACAACCATCAGGAGAAATCCGAATGAACTACGACATCAAAGACAAAACCATTTTGGTGACGGGCGCAAATCGCGGCATCGGCAAGGCGATAGTTGAGTCGTTTATTGAACACGGAGCCAGCAAAGTCTATGCGGCTGTTCGCCAACTCAATAGTGTCTCCTCATTGGTTGAACAATACGGTGAGAGGGTAGTACCAATTCAGCTTGATTTAGGTGATCCCCAATCTATTTTTGCGGCGGCTCAAACTGCCCCAGATGTGCAAATAGTGATCAATAATGCAGGAGTCTTTCAAGCTGGAACTCCCTTAGCTGAAAATGCGATCGCATCTCTTGAATTTCAGATGAACATCAATGTGTATGGATTGATCTACATGGCGCAGGCGTTTGCCCCAGTACTCAAAGCCAATGGAGGAGGTGTCTTTGCCCAAATCAATTCTGTTGCTTCGCTCAAGGGTTTCCCCGACTCTGCTACTTACTGTGCCTCAAAAGCTGCGGCCTATTCAATCACTCAGGCATTACGAGAACTGTTGAGTGAACAGGACACGCTTGTGCTAAGTGTTCACCCTGGCCCGATTGCCACGGATATGAGTGATGCAGCAGGAATGGGTGAGGTTGCACAGCCACCTGCACTTGTGGCAGATGGAATAATAGAAGCTCTTAAAACTGGGGATTTTCACGTCTTTCCTGACTCAGTGGCTAAACAAATGGGCGATGCTTATAAAAGCTTTGCAGAAAATGTCGTCGAGGTATCATCAAATTAACTACATTGCCTGCCGGATAATACTCTAGACAAGAGTATCTCAGTCTTAAACAGCGACCCAAGGAGTGCGGTAATTTTTGAGCTTCTACTTTGTCCAGTGCCGAAAATACTAAATAAACAAGGATTTTAGTTTGACAAACGTATCATTCAATTTTCATTATTTGTTATGTTTATGAGCGTTTTAACATTCCAATAAACGCACAAGTTACTGCATCAACCCGTAGCGATCACCCCAAACCCAAAACTACGCCATCCACTCCCCCCATCGGGCGCATCTGTAATCAATAGGAAAACTTTATGTCCTGCCAACATCTCAATGAATTGACTTTGGAAAACTTGATTCACAAAGCTAACTATCCTGTATTTCAATGTCAGGAGTGTATTTTACTTAATGATCGCTGGGTACATCTGCGTATTTGCCAGACCTGCGGCAAGATGTTGTGCTGCGACTCTTCCAAAAATCAACACGCTCGTCGTCATTATGAAAATAGTGGACATCCGGTTATTAGTTCAGCCGAACTTGGAGAAGAATGGCTGTGGTGTTTCGTGGATGAGCAACAGAAGAATTATTGATCAGTCCTACCGTAAGCAGACAGGTCAAAACTCCACAACTCACACCATACATTCCACCTCATCGAGAGCCTCAGCCACCAACTGCCCAAATATTTGCGGTTGTGCCTCCTCAAACGCCACAAAATCAATTCGTAAGTCGCAGTTCGCAATTGAGGGTTGATTTGCCAATTCATCCCTTAACCACTTCTTAACAATCTTGTTCCGCTCATCATCAGCGTCAAGTTCTACCTTTAAGCAAAAATTAAATCTTTCTTAGGGGAGATATTAATGTTGGCATTGGATACTCAGTGATGCTTATAACGCGAATGTGATTCATTTCACCGTATTCTGGCTGCGTAGTTTTTTACTTATAAGCCTGAAGTCGAACCCTGCGTTACTTAATTTTCCATGTATCCAATCTTCAGGAGCATCTACTCTATGGAAGTGCTGCGGCTAGGCATACCATTTGTTAGACAGTTTTTGCTGACAATTTTATTAACCTCTATCTTCATTTTTTGCAGTCCATTACAAAAAGCCTGGGCTTACAATCCACCTGTTGGATTCAATGGCAGTACTACTGTGGCTGATATTAGCCAGCCAAGAGGTCACGGCACAATGGGACTAAAAGCAATAGATG from Nostoc sp. HK-01 encodes:
- the gfa gene encoding putative glutathione-dependent formaldehyde activating enzyme, with the translated sequence MNNWNLPWEGGCRCGQIRLQVNAPPLLTMACHCTGCQRMSASAFSLSVAIPSIGFSVLKGQPTIGGLHGTTRHYFCPHCMSWMFTRPEGMDEFVNLRVTMLDDVSWFKPFIETWTREKLTWAITSAFHSFETLPTYEDYASLIEEYAKQASKPLQ
- a CDS encoding WD-repeat protein — protein: MTLNRILWNSLIAPTVITIAISGCTQKTPNTQDLIAQSSKNTQLFRTFTTQSDSGYSVAYSPEISGVNNPNGVILASECWCKKYH
- a CDS encoding short-chain dehydrogenase/reductase SDR gives rise to the protein MNYDIKDKTILVTGANRGIGKAIVESFIEHGASKVYAAVRQLNSVSSLVEQYGERVVPIQLDLGDPQSIFAAAQTAPDVQIVINNAGVFQAGTPLAENAIASLEFQMNINVYGLIYMAQAFAPVLKANGGGVFAQINSVASLKGFPDSATYCASKAAAYSITQALRELLSEQDTLVLSVHPGPIATDMSDAAGMGEVAQPPALVADGIIEALKTGDFHVFPDSVAKQMGDAYKSFAENVVEVSSN